In one window of Arctopsyche grandis isolate Sample6627 chromosome 6, ASM5162203v2, whole genome shotgun sequence DNA:
- the Pop1 gene encoding POP1 ribonuclease P/MRP subunit translates to MQFDKSLCKDEDGDYGKEKHREQLPDEVHLTKFAAARARELSALTQCLSQPAKTKLAFQSLPVHMRRRVMSHDSRRLPRRLRPGASAADSPVNSRRARRRPHRLLAHFARRQRQHTWLETHIWHAKRFHMTKRWGYSLPEAPCDKAFRACYRAGSAHCLLQDISYLGCIQLSGPVEKLSEGFKTITSPKCGLGIAAKCYVNGEREGNAFVFDINKYPYECLGRVSFIWNNRNISKAFVWIFAHPSFYQDLVDVIVKCFTLTKTDTTLTNLNHYCNKNAIQMVELNKSLNRLRLIGPLSHAILTEVLRPVMLSKDIKGQLVSQSDTNWFKEKLCDDKIREYHSIQTNFWQKMKNLRSPAEMQSKIVLGLNVDDPRVNFPRKRTKALPNYGDAPSLLDLINIPAGLNFSLLWSEEIRKTVFDKKITNLEMNNMRENSNLVPGEMNDALRNVSGIPVLLVQQPGSKNSNFKKLGYNSGWDLILPAGYGMPFWLSLILRGARTGGLRETSKLLFESGNFEFQPDTLPGRNEELRIEAILKEKYFRLPPNKRVNFTKLSINSPFLCHWNTLINNWNNDETNKDDFFVLREKKLLEELQVMITAGKFNKDFSWNLKCLIPIKVLTQAKGKITDFALICLPSDGDKPTMSSSHLVEPLKKDKNEAIRRDIRNKHRKILKSLRRKSVRRRKKILEQSKKFISVPKQNNSSLIQNYLSRMRELWLSSNLDNVRNQCSRETIGYVVKGDFSFTEAKSAGVGYVALKSLEILLKKRTSNKTLVLVRNTLSRQYRYASLDIICDVLT, encoded by the exons ATGCAGTTCGACAAGTCACTGTGTAAAGATGAAGATGGTGATTATGGAAAAGAAAAACATAGAGAGCAGCTTCCTGATGAGGTCCACCTAACAAAATTTGCAGCAGCACGCGCTCGCGAGCTGTCAGCACTTACACAATGTTTGTCTCAACCAGCGAAGACTAAATTGGCGTTTCAATCCCTGCCTGTTCATATGCGACGGCGTGTCATGAGCCATGATTCACGTCGTCTACCCAGAAGACTACGCCCTGGGGCTTCCGCAGCAGATTCTCCAGTCAACTCCCGACGAGCACGTCGGCGCCCTCATCGCTTATTGGCACACTTTGCACGCCGTCAACGCCAACATACCTGGCTCGAAACTCACATCTGGCATGCAAAACGATTTCACATGACGAAACGATGGGGTTACAGTCTACCTGAAGCACCCTGTGACAAAGCTTTCCGCGCTTGCTACCGTGCTGGATCTGCCCATTGCTTGCTACAAGACATATCTTATCTAGGTTGTATCCAACTATCCGGTCCCGTTGAAAAACTCTCTGAAGGCTTTAAAACCATCACCAGTCCTAAATGTGGATTGGGCATTGCTGCAAAATGCTACGTGAATGGAGAACGTGAGGGCAATGCTTTTGTAttcgatattaataaatatcccTATGAGTGTCTAGGAAGAGTATCATTCATCTGGAACAACCGGAACATTTCAAAAGCTTTCGTTTGGATTTTTGCACATCCCTCATTTTATCAAGATTTAGTCGATGTAATTGTTAAATGCTTCACGTTGACCAAGACTGATACAACGCtaacaaatttaaatcattattgCAATAAGAATGCAATACAAATGGTAGAATTGAATAAGTCTCTAAATAGGTTAAGACTCATTGGCCCGTTGTCACATGCAATATTAACAGAGGTATTGCGGCCTGTTATGTTATCGAAGGACATTAAAGGCCAGCTAGTGTCTCAATCAGACACAAACTGGTTCAAAGAAAAGTTATGCGATGATAAAATCAGAGAGTACCACAGTATACAGACAAACTTTTGGCAAAAAATGAAGAACTTGCGTTCGCCTGCTGAAATGCAAAGCAAAATTGTTTTGGGTTTGAATGTCGATGACCCGAGAGTGAACTTTCCACGTAAGCGCACAAAAGCGCTTCCCAATTATGGAGACGCACCGTCCCTCTTAGATTTGATCAATATACCAGCTGGTTTAAATTTCAGCCTTTTATGGAGCGAAGAAATACGAAAAACGGTCtttgacaaaaaaataacaaatcttGAAATGAATAACATGCGAGAAAATTCAAACTTGGTACCCGGCGAAATGAACGATGCACTTCGAAATGTATCGGGAATACCCGTATTACTAGTTCAACAGCCCGGAAgtaaaaattcgaattttaaaaaattag gGTATAATAGTGGTTGGGATTTAATTCTTCCTGCTGGTTATGGAATGCCATTTTGGTTATCGTTAATACTGAGAGGAGCCCGAACCGGTGGTTTGAGGGAAACAAGTAAATTATTATTCGAAAGTggtaattttgaatttcaacCTGATACATTACCGGGTAGAAATGAAGAATTGAGAATAGAAgccattttaaaagaaaaatatttccgGTTGCCGCCAAACAAAAGAGTTAATTTTACAAAGTTATCAATAAACAGTCCTTTTCTATGTCATTGGAATACTCTAATAAACAACTGGAACAATGACGAAACTAATAAAGACGATTTTTTTGTACTACGCGAAAAGAAATTACTGGAAGAATTacag GTGATGATAACCGCTGGCAAATTCAATAAAGACTTTTCATGgaatttaaaatgtttgattCCCATCAAAGTGCTAACACAGGCTAAAGGTAAAATAACAGACTTTGCATTGATATGTCTGCCGTCGGATGGTGACAAACCGACTATGTCGAGTTCACACTTGGTCGAGCCGTTGAAAAAGGATAAGAACGAAGCAATCAGAAGGGATATTCGCAACAAACATAGGAAAATACTGAAATCTTTACGACGAAAAAGTGTACGGAGGAGAAAGAAAATTCTC GAACAATCTAAGAAATTCATTAGTGTGCCTAAACAAAATAATTCGTCACTAATACAGAACTATTTATCGAGGATGAGGGAATTGTGGCTGTCTTCTAATTTAGACAACGTACGCAATCAATGCTCACGAGAAACAATTGGATATGTAGTTAAAGGCGATTTTTCATTCACCGAAGCGAAGAGCGCCGGTGTAGGTTATGTGGCATTGAAAAGTTTAGAGATCCTTTTGAAAAAACGTACATCAAATAAAACGCTTGTGTTAGTACGAAACACACTTTCCAGACAATATAGATACGCATCTTTAGATATAATATGTGATGTgttaacttaa
- the UK114 gene encoding reactive intermediate imine deaminase A homolog UK114, with amino-acid sequence MSVIKRIINTASTYPPVGPYSQAVLADRTLYVSGCLGINKDTMKLVDGGAEAEARQALINLGAILKAAGSDYTKVVKTTIMLGDIQSFPKVNTVYQEFFTKDFPARSTYQVGKLPLGAAVEIEAIALTGDVKVESS; translated from the exons ATGTCGGTAATTAAGAGAATCATCAATACAGCCAGCACCTACCCACCAGTTGGTCCATACAG TCAAGCAGTATTAGCCGATCGTACTCTATATGTGTCAGGATGCCTCGGCATTAACAAAGATACTATGAAATTAGTAGATGGTGGAGCAGAAGCTGAGGCGCGACAAGCACTGATTAATCTGGGAGCTATTTTGAAGGCTGCTGGAAGTGATTATACTAAAGTTGTTAAAACAACTATTATGCTCGGCGATATTCAAAGTTTTCCCAAAGTTAACACCGTGTATCAAGAAT TTTTCACCAAAGATTTTCCTGCTAGATCTACATATCAGGTTGGAAAATTACCTTTGGGTGCAGCTGTGGAAATCGAAGCTATAGCACTTACTGGAGATGTTAAAGTGGAGTCATCGTGa